The following proteins come from a genomic window of Campylobacter concisus:
- the nuoD gene encoding NADH dehydrogenase (quinone) subunit D produces MSQSPNRLKPFFENLEFEQNDGKMILNFGPQHPSAHGQLKLVLGLDGEKVVRAMPEVGFMHRGVEKMAENMTYQEFIPVTDRVDYIASSANNYAFCAAVEKLCGIEVPRRAQIIRVMLLELNRISSHLLFLATHALDVGAMSVFLYAFREREYVLDLIEKCCGARLTHSSIRIGGVPLDLPDGWCEELLKFCEKFPSDITLYEDLLSENRIWQARLVDVGVISKELALSSGCSGVMLRASGIARDIRKEESYLIYDELEFDVPYATKGDCYARYLLYMKEMRECVKILKQCVSKYQTSSPAIIADAPEYVSASKEQIMSQNYSLMQHFVLITQGLKPPKGEIYFASESPKGELGIYINSDGSASPYRLKIRTPSFWHCAIYEDLLVGQYVADVATIIGSTNIILGEVDR; encoded by the coding sequence TTGAGCCAGTCACCAAACCGCTTAAAACCATTTTTTGAAAATTTAGAATTTGAGCAAAATGACGGCAAGATGATACTAAATTTTGGCCCACAGCACCCAAGCGCACATGGTCAGTTAAAGCTTGTGCTTGGGCTTGATGGCGAAAAGGTCGTGCGTGCCATGCCAGAGGTTGGCTTCATGCACCGAGGCGTTGAAAAAATGGCTGAAAATATGACCTATCAGGAATTTATCCCAGTGACTGATAGGGTTGATTACATCGCCTCAAGTGCGAATAACTACGCATTTTGCGCGGCTGTGGAGAAGCTTTGCGGTATCGAAGTTCCTCGCCGTGCGCAGATCATTAGAGTGATGCTTTTGGAGCTAAACCGCATCAGTTCACACCTTTTATTTTTAGCTACGCATGCCCTTGACGTGGGGGCGATGAGCGTCTTTTTATACGCATTTAGAGAGCGTGAATACGTCCTTGATCTAATAGAAAAATGCTGCGGCGCAAGGCTAACACATAGCTCGATAAGGATCGGTGGTGTGCCGCTTGATCTGCCTGATGGCTGGTGCGAGGAGCTGCTTAAATTTTGCGAGAAATTTCCAAGCGACATCACGCTTTATGAAGATCTGCTAAGTGAAAATAGAATTTGGCAAGCAAGACTTGTTGATGTGGGCGTAATTAGCAAAGAGCTAGCCCTTAGTAGCGGCTGCTCTGGCGTCATGCTAAGAGCAAGCGGGATCGCACGTGATATAAGAAAAGAAGAGTCTTATCTCATCTACGACGAGTTAGAATTTGACGTGCCTTACGCCACCAAGGGCGACTGCTACGCGAGATATCTACTTTATATGAAAGAGATGCGCGAGTGTGTGAAAATTTTAAAGCAGTGCGTTAGCAAGTATCAGACAAGTAGCCCCGCTATCATCGCCGACGCGCCAGAGTATGTGAGCGCCTCAAAAGAGCAGATAATGAGCCAAAACTACTCTTTGATGCAGCATTTTGTGCTGATAACTCAGGGGCTAAAGCCTCCAAAAGGTGAAATTTATTTTGCTAGCGAATCGCCAAAGGGCGAGCTTGGAATTTATATAAACTCAGATGGTAGTGCAAGCCCATATCGCCTAAAAATTCGTACACCTAGCTTTTGGCACTGCGCCATTTACGAAGATTTATTAGTAGGTCAGTACGTCGCTGATGTCGCTACGATAATTGGTAGCACAAATATCATCTTAGGCGAGGTCGATAGATGA
- a CDS encoding NADH-quinone oxidoreductase subunit C, translating into MREYKPKNDLQKKQYYKEKFYIEKQTPKDEVKDSKFDEELAILEQSGVEILSSYVEFDQLVIYVNSSENFKALEILKSFGYEQLSELAALDFINQKGGYEVFYQLLSMSKNRRARVKCFVKKDEMLKSVCELYKSANWAEREMYDLSGVLIKDHPNLKRLIMPDDWHSHPLLKSYPLTGDEAAKWYEVDKIFGSEFREQIGEENRDPAYIEEKDTFGFSRVFSEEYEYQEDGGVKFVKKAKFSQSQIVKERP; encoded by the coding sequence ATGAGAGAGTATAAGCCAAAGAATGATCTGCAAAAAAAGCAGTATTACAAAGAGAAATTTTACATAGAAAAGCAGACGCCAAAAGATGAAGTAAAAGATTCTAAATTTGATGAAGAACTCGCTATTTTAGAGCAAAGTGGAGTAGAAATTTTATCTAGCTATGTGGAGTTTGATCAGCTTGTAATTTATGTAAATTCTAGTGAAAATTTTAAAGCTCTTGAAATATTAAAATCTTTTGGTTACGAACAGCTTAGCGAGCTCGCAGCGCTTGATTTCATAAATCAAAAAGGTGGATACGAAGTCTTTTATCAGCTTCTTAGCATGAGTAAAAATAGACGCGCTCGCGTAAAATGCTTTGTAAAAAAAGATGAAATGCTAAAAAGCGTTTGCGAGCTTTATAAAAGCGCGAACTGGGCTGAGCGCGAGATGTATGATCTAAGCGGCGTTCTCATTAAAGATCATCCAAATTTAAAGCGCCTCATCATGCCTGATGACTGGCACTCGCACCCGCTCTTAAAGAGCTATCCGCTAACTGGCGACGAGGCTGCCAAATGGTACGAGGTGGATAAAATTTTTGGAAGCGAGTTTAGAGAGCAAATCGGCGAAGAGAACCGCGATCCAGCTTATATTGAAGAGAAAGATACCTTTGGATTTTCAAGAGTATTTAGCGAGGAGTACGAGTATCAAGAAGATGGCGGCGTAAAATTTGTCAAAAAGGCTAAATTTAGTCAGAGCCAGATAGTAAAGGAAAGACCTTGA
- a CDS encoding NADH-ubiquinone oxidoreductase subunit E family protein, giving the protein MRRVDLRHLKSEFLSTLGQQIKASEAGEVIIFLFEIGDFSGVAKAINLAYNLNCEVMNSLKFNQVDWVLTIKKGKI; this is encoded by the coding sequence ATGAGAAGGGTCGATCTTAGGCACTTAAAGAGTGAGTTTTTGAGCACTCTTGGACAGCAGATAAAGGCTAGCGAGGCTGGCGAAGTGATTATATTTTTATTTGAGATAGGCGATTTTAGCGGCGTGGCAAAGGCTATAAATTTAGCCTATAATCTAAACTGCGAAGTGATGAACTCGCTTAAATTTAACCAAGTTGATTGGGTATTAACCATAAAAAAGGGCAAGATATGA
- a CDS encoding NuoB/complex I 20 kDa subunit family protein, whose translation MAKHQINYAANGGLPVVLTTVDKLVQWGRSNSLWALSYGLACCAIEMMASGASRYDFDRFGTIFRASPRHSEVMIIAGTLTKKHAEFTRRLYDQMPEPKWVISMGSCANTGGMFNTYSTVQGVDRIIPVDIYIPGCAPRPETLQYALMMLQKKIRKQSAFRAQKPRKLEI comes from the coding sequence ATGGCAAAGCATCAGATAAACTACGCTGCAAATGGCGGCTTACCAGTCGTTTTAACAACCGTTGATAAGCTAGTTCAATGGGGCAGGAGCAATTCGCTTTGGGCACTTAGCTACGGGCTTGCTTGCTGTGCAATAGAGATGATGGCAAGTGGCGCTAGCAGATATGACTTTGATAGATTTGGCACTATATTTCGCGCCAGTCCAAGACACTCAGAGGTGATGATCATAGCTGGCACGCTAACTAAAAAACATGCTGAGTTTACAAGGCGTCTTTACGACCAGATGCCTGAGCCAAAGTGGGTCATCTCGATGGGTAGCTGCGCAAACACTGGCGGCATGTTTAACACTTATTCAACCGTTCAAGGTGTCGATCGCATAATACCAGTTGATATCTACATCCCAGGCTGTGCCCCACGTCCAGAGACACTTCAATACGCGCTTATGATGCTTCAAAAAAAGATAAGAAAACAAAGTGCATTTAGGGCGCAAAAGCCAAGGAAGCTTGAGATATGA